Proteins found in one Sphingomonas sp. IW22 genomic segment:
- a CDS encoding UDP-N-acetylglucosamine 1-carboxyvinyltransferase has protein sequence MNAPALSPMIAPGIENRDPKRVLAVRPSRLNGIVTVSGAKNSVLRLLAASLLTGERVTLDNYPEGLLDAQVHVGMLEVLGKRCTVDGGMLTIEEVSKPASDLVWEGRSIRNTLLILGALVARTGAGSVPLPGGCDLGGRGYDLHELVLTRLGARVYGKDGRLYAEAPEGLRGAEIVLPLRSTGATENALLAASLARGTTRLWNPHIRPEILDLCDFLRAMGATITVHGQESIEITGADALNGVSRRVMPDNMEAMTWLVGSVISGGDVEIRDFPFEDLEVPLIFLRESGAKIFREGSTAIVRSGRPYPVEISTGPYPGINSDMQPLFAALGACARGASRIVDLRFAGRYAYLEQFAKMGVGSFVKDGTAHIEGTQSLRGASVVALDLRAGAALALLGLRAEGETQIADAWQIERGYDKFIDKARALQADMNYFDR, from the coding sequence ATGAACGCGCCCGCCCTTTCCCCCATGATCGCGCCCGGAATCGAAAACCGCGATCCCAAACGCGTTCTGGCGGTGCGCCCGTCGCGACTGAATGGCATCGTCACGGTCAGCGGCGCCAAGAACAGCGTGCTGCGCCTACTGGCCGCGTCGCTGCTGACGGGCGAGCGCGTTACCCTCGACAATTATCCCGAAGGGCTGCTCGACGCGCAGGTTCATGTCGGCATGCTGGAAGTGCTGGGCAAGCGTTGCACCGTCGATGGCGGCATGCTGACGATCGAGGAGGTTTCCAAGCCTGCTTCGGATCTGGTGTGGGAAGGCCGTTCGATCCGCAACACGCTGCTGATCCTAGGTGCGCTGGTCGCGCGGACCGGCGCAGGCAGCGTGCCGCTGCCCGGTGGCTGCGATCTGGGCGGGCGCGGATATGACCTACACGAATTGGTGCTGACCCGGCTCGGCGCGCGCGTCTATGGCAAGGATGGTCGCCTTTATGCCGAAGCGCCTGAGGGGCTGCGCGGCGCCGAAATCGTGCTGCCGCTGCGTTCGACCGGCGCAACCGAGAATGCGCTGCTCGCCGCATCGCTGGCACGTGGCACGACGCGGCTGTGGAACCCGCATATCCGCCCCGAAATCCTCGACCTGTGCGATTTCCTGCGCGCCATGGGGGCGACGATCACCGTCCATGGTCAGGAAAGCATCGAAATCACCGGCGCCGATGCGCTGAACGGCGTCAGCCGCCGCGTCATGCCCGACAATATGGAAGCGATGACGTGGCTGGTGGGGTCGGTCATCAGCGGCGGCGATGTCGAAATCCGCGACTTCCCGTTCGAGGATCTGGAAGTGCCGCTGATCTTCCTGCGCGAAAGCGGCGCCAAGATCTTTCGCGAGGGATCGACCGCGATCGTCCGGTCGGGCCGCCCCTATCCGGTGGAAATCAGCACCGGGCCTTATCCCGGCATCAATTCGGACATGCAGCCGCTGTTCGCCGCGCTGGGCGCATGCGCGCGCGGTGCGTCGCGTATCGTCGATTTGCGCTTTGCTGGACGCTATGCCTATCTTGAACAGTTTGCGAAGATGGGCGTCGGAAGCTTCGTGAAGGACGGCACTGCCCATATCGAGGGGACCCAGTCGCTGCGCGGCGCGTCGGTGGTCGCGCTCGACCTGCGCGCCGGTGCAGCGCTTGCGCTGCTGGGTCTGCGTGCCGAGGGTGAGACGCAGATCGCCGATGCGTGGCAGATCGAACGTGGCTATGATAAATTCATTGATAAGGCCCGCGCGCTACAGGCGGATATGAACTATTTCGACCGCTGA
- a CDS encoding HlyD family type I secretion periplasmic adaptor subunit, translating to MTGEIAARQHIVPAEPRSPAAPDMTLDDSPNRALTIGIGIAVLFFVVLMGWAAIARLDAAAAGDGRVTVSGNRQTVQHRDGGIIEDIDVREGLHVKQGQILIRLKGAEVAATERALAGSVIDLQAQRARLEAEIRGGAIQWPESFAQAEGDDRVLVDRAMAMQTAQRSARQSALASNRAVIRQQQAEAAQQIGGYSAQARASAAQRRSLQEQLESTRKLAEEGYVSRNSVRAIERSIQQLEGADAEYAARAEAAREQVGQARESAVSAAARYTEDAAAVLRDTQFQLNDVLPKWLEAKEQLERTVIRAPVAGRVVDLKIYSRGGVVQAGQPILDIVPDNAPLVIKANFDPGDIDGVYEGRSAEVKFLSLHERDLPILLGTIRNVSADSLTDEKSGQRYFTAEIIVPPSQIAMLREVRGADLGIRPGVPVSVLVKLRQRTALQYLLDPLFETFRRSMRER from the coding sequence GTGACCGGTGAGATCGCCGCCCGCCAGCATATCGTCCCCGCCGAGCCGCGGTCGCCGGCGGCGCCGGACATGACCCTGGATGACTCGCCCAATCGCGCATTGACGATCGGCATCGGCATCGCGGTGCTGTTCTTCGTCGTGCTGATGGGCTGGGCAGCGATTGCCCGGCTTGACGCAGCGGCTGCGGGCGACGGGCGCGTGACCGTGTCGGGCAACCGGCAGACGGTGCAGCATCGCGACGGAGGCATTATCGAGGACATCGACGTGCGCGAAGGACTGCACGTCAAGCAGGGCCAGATCCTGATCCGTCTGAAGGGTGCCGAAGTCGCCGCGACCGAACGCGCACTGGCGGGCAGCGTCATCGACCTTCAGGCCCAGCGCGCCCGTCTTGAGGCCGAAATTCGAGGCGGCGCGATCCAGTGGCCGGAAAGCTTTGCTCAAGCCGAAGGGGACGACCGGGTGTTGGTCGACCGGGCAATGGCAATGCAGACGGCGCAGCGTTCTGCCCGGCAGAGCGCATTGGCATCGAACCGCGCGGTTATCCGGCAGCAACAGGCCGAAGCGGCGCAGCAGATCGGCGGCTATTCCGCGCAGGCCCGCGCCAGCGCGGCACAGCGGCGGTCGTTGCAGGAACAGCTGGAAAGCACGCGCAAGCTTGCCGAAGAGGGCTATGTCTCACGCAATTCAGTGCGTGCGATCGAACGTTCGATCCAGCAGCTGGAAGGCGCCGATGCCGAATATGCCGCGCGTGCCGAGGCGGCTCGCGAGCAGGTCGGCCAGGCGCGGGAGTCGGCAGTGTCGGCGGCTGCCCGTTATACCGAGGATGCCGCTGCGGTGCTGCGCGACACGCAGTTCCAGCTGAACGACGTGCTGCCCAAATGGCTGGAGGCCAAGGAACAGCTAGAGCGCACGGTCATCCGCGCGCCAGTGGCGGGCCGTGTGGTTGACCTGAAAATCTATTCACGCGGCGGGGTGGTCCAGGCGGGACAGCCCATTCTGGACATCGTGCCCGATAACGCCCCGCTGGTGATCAAGGCCAATTTCGATCCAGGCGATATCGATGGCGTGTATGAAGGGCGATCGGCCGAGGTGAAGTTCCTGTCGCTGCACGAACGCGATCTGCCGATCCTGTTGGGCACGATCCGCAACGTCTCCGCTGACAGCCTGACCGACGAGAAATCGGGCCAGCGTTATTTCACTGCCGAAATCATCGTGCCGCCGTCGCAGATCGCGATGCTGCGCGAAGTGCGCGGCGCCGATCTGGGCATCCGGCCCGGCGTGCCGGTAAGCGTGCTGGTCAAGCTACGGCAGCGCACGGCGTTGCAATATCTGCTCGATCCGCTGTTCGAAACATTCCGGCGGTCGATGCGCGAGCGTTAA
- a CDS encoding type I secretion system permease/ATPase, which yields MQVEHNPLRSALKACKRHFWAVAVFSGLINILYLAPSIFMLQVYDRVVPTRGVPTLLVLSLILAVSLIVFALLDMVRIRLLMRASIRLEKMAAGNILHRIVGAGGASPAQRAQAMRDFDTLRGTLTGPAIIAIFDAPWAPIYILISWLLHPLIGMLALFSSILLIALAVASDWSIKKSVADVSARTSYAYRSQDYSIQASEVARALGMRDAVVTRHLAERADLARRQGEIAGTSGSFLAATKFLRLFLQSMALGLGAYLAIQQEISAGAIFAASLILGRALQPVEQILNAMKNVMSAQNAYKSLDRFCRLPDVTAVRTSLPSPEGRIEVSGVTVRVPGSDRVLLDNLTFTVEPGEIVALVGPSGAGKSTLLRTLAGAIVPDEGEVRVDGARLTDWNPDELGRHVGYMPQTPTLFPASVHANISRFRAMTEGAGEDMDREVIEAATLAGAHDVILRFEHGYETQLTVREGGGLSSGQRQLVALARALFGSPTIFFLDEPNAHLDISGESRLMATLQSLKQRGATVIVSTHRTGLLQAVDKVMLLRDGAIQIYDDRAKVIRPAAPAVEAGKEQGQLNKDQSRNDDESRTQGATS from the coding sequence ATGCAGGTCGAACATAATCCGCTGCGCAGCGCACTGAAGGCCTGCAAGCGCCATTTCTGGGCGGTCGCGGTCTTCTCCGGCCTGATCAACATCCTGTATCTGGCTCCGTCGATCTTCATGCTGCAGGTCTATGACCGCGTGGTGCCTACGCGCGGCGTGCCGACGCTGCTGGTGCTGTCGCTGATCCTGGCAGTGTCGCTGATCGTCTTTGCGCTGCTCGACATGGTGCGTATCCGGTTGTTGATGCGCGCCAGCATCCGACTGGAAAAGATGGCGGCAGGTAATATCCTGCACCGCATTGTCGGTGCCGGCGGCGCCAGCCCTGCCCAGCGGGCGCAGGCGATGCGCGATTTCGATACGCTGCGCGGCACGCTGACGGGACCGGCAATCATCGCCATCTTCGATGCGCCTTGGGCGCCGATCTACATCCTGATTTCGTGGCTGTTGCATCCGCTGATCGGAATGCTGGCGCTGTTCAGCTCGATTCTGCTGATTGCACTGGCGGTAGCCAGCGACTGGTCGATCAAGAAATCGGTTGCCGATGTATCGGCGCGGACCAGCTATGCCTATCGCTCGCAGGACTATTCAATCCAAGCGTCCGAAGTGGCGCGTGCATTGGGCATGCGCGACGCCGTGGTCACTCGCCACTTGGCCGAGCGTGCCGACCTTGCCCGGCGGCAGGGCGAAATCGCCGGCACGTCGGGCAGTTTCCTGGCCGCCACCAAATTCCTGCGTCTCTTCCTGCAGTCGATGGCGCTGGGGCTGGGCGCATATCTGGCGATCCAGCAGGAAATCTCCGCCGGTGCGATCTTTGCCGCGTCGCTGATCCTGGGCCGCGCTTTGCAGCCGGTCGAGCAGATCCTGAACGCCATGAAGAACGTCATGAGCGCGCAGAACGCCTATAAGAGCCTAGACCGTTTCTGCCGCCTGCCCGACGTGACCGCAGTGCGCACGTCGCTGCCCTCGCCAGAGGGTCGGATCGAGGTGTCGGGCGTGACGGTGCGCGTGCCCGGTTCGGACCGCGTGCTGCTGGACAATCTAACCTTTACTGTCGAACCGGGCGAGATCGTCGCGCTGGTGGGGCCAAGCGGCGCGGGCAAGTCGACGCTGCTGCGCACCCTGGCCGGGGCGATCGTTCCCGACGAGGGCGAAGTGCGGGTCGACGGCGCGCGCCTGACCGACTGGAACCCAGACGAACTGGGCCGCCATGTCGGCTACATGCCGCAGACGCCGACGCTGTTTCCGGCCAGCGTCCACGCCAATATCTCCCGCTTTCGCGCCATGACCGAGGGCGCCGGCGAGGACATGGACCGCGAAGTGATCGAGGCCGCGACGCTGGCGGGCGCGCACGACGTGATCCTGCGGTTCGAACATGGTTATGAAACGCAGCTGACTGTGCGCGAGGGCGGCGGATTGTCGTCGGGCCAGCGCCAGCTTGTCGCCCTAGCGCGCGCGCTGTTCGGTTCGCCCACCATCTTCTTCCTCGACGAACCCAATGCGCATCTGGATATTTCGGGTGAGTCGCGATTGATGGCGACGTTGCAGTCGCTGAAACAGCGCGGCGCGACGGTCATCGTCTCAACCCATCGCACCGGGTTGCTCCAGGCTGTCGACAAGGTGATGCTGCTGCGCGATGGTGCCATCCAGATCTATGATGATCGGGCGAAGGTAATCCGCCCTGCCGCACCCGCCGTGGAAGCGGGCAAGGAGCAGGGTCAGTTAAACAAGGACCAGTCCAGAAATGACGATGAGTCCCGCACTCAGGGCGCAACGTCGTGA
- the murB gene encoding UDP-N-acetylmuramate dehydrogenase, with the protein MNLNTAMIPDDRLMPAQAAAVRALIAVAGADRVATDVPLSALGRWRIGGPADIVVTPADAAALGRVLAVIEDLELPRVIIGDGSNLLFDDAGFRGVIVRIGRALGEFELREDGIVDAGAGLWVPTFVRRVIDAGLSGAVHAIGIPGTLGGLVTMNGGSQRRGIGENVVHVDAFDRHGQAHRLDHEALAYSYRASRLQHGDLVVTSVRLRFSPGDRQAMHREARSILRARREKFPKVRANCGSVFVSDPKLYDLIGPPGMAIERAGLKGKAIGGAQLSPDHANFIVNNGGARAQDVLALIRIARDRVAELSGIRMDAEVRHLAPDGTMRPAHQVADHIHVAQYQGT; encoded by the coding sequence CAGGCGCCGATCGTGTCGCGACCGACGTGCCGCTGTCGGCGCTGGGTCGCTGGCGGATTGGCGGGCCGGCCGATATCGTGGTAACGCCTGCAGACGCTGCCGCGCTTGGCCGCGTGCTGGCGGTAATCGAGGATCTGGAACTGCCGCGCGTCATCATCGGCGACGGATCGAACCTGTTGTTCGACGATGCCGGTTTTCGCGGCGTCATCGTGCGCATCGGTCGGGCGCTGGGCGAATTCGAACTGCGCGAGGACGGCATCGTCGATGCCGGTGCCGGGCTGTGGGTGCCCACCTTTGTCCGCCGGGTGATCGACGCGGGTCTGTCGGGTGCGGTGCATGCCATCGGCATTCCGGGCACGCTTGGCGGGCTGGTGACCATGAATGGCGGCAGCCAGCGCCGCGGGATCGGCGAGAATGTCGTCCATGTCGACGCATTCGACCGCCATGGTCAAGCGCACCGCCTGGACCATGAGGCCCTGGCGTACAGCTATCGCGCGTCTCGGTTGCAGCACGGCGATCTGGTGGTGACGTCGGTGCGGCTGCGCTTTTCGCCCGGCGACCGTCAGGCGATGCATCGCGAGGCGCGCTCGATTCTGCGTGCGCGGCGCGAAAAATTTCCCAAGGTGCGCGCAAATTGCGGATCAGTGTTCGTCAGCGACCCCAAACTGTACGACCTGATCGGCCCGCCGGGCATGGCGATCGAGCGTGCCGGCCTGAAGGGAAAGGCGATCGGCGGCGCACAGTTATCGCCCGACCATGCCAATTTCATCGTCAACAATGGCGGCGCCCGCGCACAGGACGTGCTGGCGCTGATCCGCATCGCGCGCGACCGGGTGGCCGAGCTGTCGGGCATCCGCATGGATGCCGAGGTGCGGCACTTGGCGCCCGACGGCACGATGCGCCCTGCTCATCAAGTCGCAGACCATATCCATGTCGCCCAATATCAAGGAACCTGA